Proteins from a single region of Pseudomonas quebecensis:
- a CDS encoding DUF934 domain-containing protein: MQRIIKNNEVVDETWHLLPKDASFDGISNCDDLIVPLALWREHGHALKARDGGLGVWLDADEEAEEIGADVEHFQVIALNFPAFTDGRNYSNARLLRDRYGYKGELRAIGDVLRDQLFYLHRCGFDAFALRADKDPYEALESLKDFSVTYQAATDEPLPLFRRR; the protein is encoded by the coding sequence ATGCAGCGAATCATTAAGAACAACGAAGTCGTCGACGAAACCTGGCACCTGCTGCCCAAGGACGCGAGCTTCGACGGCATTTCCAACTGCGACGACCTGATCGTGCCGCTGGCGCTGTGGCGCGAACACGGGCATGCCCTCAAGGCCCGCGACGGCGGCCTGGGGGTGTGGCTGGACGCCGATGAAGAAGCCGAAGAGATCGGCGCGGACGTGGAGCACTTCCAGGTCATCGCCCTGAATTTCCCGGCCTTCACCGACGGGCGCAACTACTCCAACGCCCGACTGCTGCGTGATCGCTACGGTTACAAGGGCGAACTGCGGGCGATCGGCGACGTATTGCGCGACCAGTTGTTCTACCTGCACCGCTGCGGCTTCGATGCCTTCGCCTTGCGCGCCGACAAAGACCCGTACGAAGCGCTGGAAAGCCTGAAGGATTTCTCGGTGACCTACCAGGCCGCCACTGACGAGCCGCTTCCGCTGTTCCGTCGCCGCTGA
- a CDS encoding MerR family transcriptional regulator produces the protein MNIGELAKQSGLAASRIRFYEAEGLISQVGRQANGYRRYAPEALQTLQLIQSAQQAGFTLQELKALMPAPGEYKREELIEALQRKVQQIEEMQAHLAHSKAQLLGVIEAVRAQPEGVPCSMGQKQVLASIKLNR, from the coding sequence ATGAATATCGGAGAGCTGGCAAAACAGAGTGGACTGGCCGCCTCGCGCATTCGTTTTTACGAGGCCGAAGGACTGATCAGCCAGGTGGGGCGTCAGGCCAATGGCTATCGGCGCTATGCACCGGAAGCGTTGCAGACCTTGCAGTTGATACAGAGCGCGCAACAGGCGGGGTTTACCTTGCAGGAACTCAAGGCGCTCATGCCGGCGCCGGGGGAGTACAAGCGCGAGGAGTTGATTGAGGCGCTGCAGCGCAAGGTGCAGCAGATCGAAGAAATGCAGGCGCATTTGGCGCACAGCAAAGCGCAGTTGCTGGGCGTGATCGAGGCGGTACGGGCACAGCCGGAAGGCGTGCCGTGCTCGATGGGGCAGAAGCAGGTGCTGGCGTCGATCAAACTCAACCGATAA
- a CDS encoding NADH:flavin oxidoreductase/NADH oxidase family protein, translated as MSPFEPLQLPNGQIIANRIAKAAMEENMADLNQAPSHALKQLYKAWADGEPGLLLTGNVMIDRRAMTGPGGVALENEEHLDSFREWAEVARAKGVHFWVQLSHPGRQTMANLGQQALAPSAIALDLGSFSKMFATPRAMTEDDIQDVIQRFATSARLAEKAGFSGVQIHGAHGYLISQFLSPLSNHRTDRWGGSLENRARLLLEVIHAVRASVSPSFCVAVKLNSADFQRGGFDAADARAVVEMLNPLPIDLLELSGGSYEAPAMQGDARDGRTLAREAYFLEFAKELASIATMPLMVTGGIRRLPIVQQVLDSGIAMAGIATALTLEPQLLKHWREGRDPNPQLKPIQWRRKPLAALATLAVVRDQMRRLSRGRLPRPKVAPCMALVRDQWFIARRTRQYRASMTQSSH; from the coding sequence ATGTCACCGTTCGAACCCTTGCAACTGCCCAATGGCCAGATCATCGCCAACCGCATTGCCAAAGCCGCGATGGAAGAAAACATGGCCGACCTCAACCAAGCGCCCTCCCACGCACTCAAGCAACTGTACAAGGCCTGGGCTGACGGCGAGCCGGGCCTGTTGCTGACCGGCAACGTAATGATCGACCGCCGCGCCATGACCGGCCCCGGCGGCGTCGCGCTGGAAAACGAAGAGCACCTGGACAGCTTCCGCGAATGGGCCGAGGTGGCACGGGCCAAAGGTGTGCATTTCTGGGTTCAACTCAGCCATCCAGGCCGCCAGACCATGGCCAACCTCGGCCAGCAAGCCCTGGCGCCGTCGGCCATCGCGCTGGACCTGGGCAGTTTCTCAAAGATGTTCGCCACCCCTCGGGCCATGACCGAGGACGATATCCAGGACGTGATCCAACGCTTCGCCACCAGCGCGCGCCTGGCCGAAAAGGCCGGGTTCAGCGGCGTACAGATCCACGGCGCGCATGGCTACTTGATCAGCCAGTTTCTCTCGCCACTGAGCAACCACCGCACCGACCGCTGGGGTGGCTCCCTGGAAAACCGCGCACGCCTGCTGCTGGAAGTGATCCACGCCGTGCGCGCCAGTGTCAGCCCGTCGTTCTGCGTGGCAGTCAAGCTCAACTCGGCGGACTTCCAGCGCGGCGGCTTCGATGCGGCGGACGCACGCGCCGTGGTCGAGATGCTCAACCCGCTGCCCATCGATCTGCTCGAATTGTCCGGCGGCAGCTATGAAGCACCCGCCATGCAGGGCGACGCGCGGGACGGGCGGACCCTGGCGCGCGAAGCGTACTTTCTGGAATTTGCCAAGGAGCTGGCAAGCATCGCCACCATGCCGTTGATGGTGACGGGCGGTATTCGTCGCCTGCCCATCGTGCAGCAAGTGCTGGACAGCGGCATCGCCATGGCCGGCATCGCCACCGCGCTGACCCTGGAACCGCAATTGCTCAAGCACTGGCGCGAAGGCCGCGACCCCAACCCGCAACTCAAACCGATCCAATGGCGGCGCAAGCCGCTTGCCGCCCTCGCCACCCTGGCCGTGGTACGCGACCAGATGCGCCGCCTGAGCCGTGGTCGCCTGCCCAGGCCCAAGGTTGCGCCGTGCATGGCGCTGGTGCGCGATCAGTGGTTTATCGCTCGGCGTACCCGCCAGTACCGCGCCAGCATGACGCAATCTTCACATTAA
- the poxB gene encoding ubiquinone-dependent pyruvate dehydrogenase, whose protein sequence is MAKINLAQQLASTLEQAGIKRIWGLTGDSLNGLTDALRSMDSIEWMHVRHEEVAAFAAGAEAAATGELTVCAGSCGPGNLHLINGLFDCHRNHVPVLAIAAQIPSSEIGLNYFQETHPQELFKECSHFIELVSNPAQMPQVLHRAMRSAILNRGVAVVVIPGDVSLLEVEDKLKPWPALHAPRTLPAEQDLQRLVEILQSSQKVTLLCGSGCAGAHNQVVALADTLGAPVVHALRGKEHVEWDNPFDVGMTGLIGFSSGYHAMLDCDTLIMLGTDFPYRQFYPTDATIIQIDRDPQALGRRATLDLGIAADVSETLDALLPRLTRKTDRSFLDTSLKHYEKARQGLDDLAQPSKANRPIHPQYVARLLSELADEDAIFTADVGSPTVWGARYLKMNGKRRLIGSFNHGSMANAMPQAIGAQAAFPGRQVISMSGDGGFAMLMGDFISLAQLNLPVKVIVFDNASLGFVAMEMKAAGYLEAGTELKNPDFAAMSNAMGILGIRVEQSEDLEPALRRALAHDGPVLVDVVTATQELVMPPSIKLEQAKGFSLYMLKAVMSGRGDEVIELARTNWLR, encoded by the coding sequence ATGGCGAAAATCAACCTGGCCCAGCAATTGGCGAGCACCCTGGAACAGGCGGGCATCAAGCGCATCTGGGGTTTGACCGGTGACAGCCTCAACGGGCTGACCGACGCGCTGCGCAGCATGGACAGCATTGAGTGGATGCATGTGCGCCACGAAGAAGTGGCCGCCTTCGCCGCCGGTGCCGAAGCGGCCGCCACCGGTGAGCTGACCGTGTGCGCCGGCAGTTGCGGGCCGGGCAACCTGCACTTGATCAATGGCTTGTTCGACTGCCATCGCAACCATGTGCCGGTACTGGCAATTGCCGCGCAGATTCCGTCGTCCGAGATCGGCCTGAATTACTTCCAGGAAACCCATCCCCAGGAGTTGTTCAAGGAATGCAGCCACTTTATCGAACTGGTCAGCAACCCTGCGCAAATGCCCCAGGTGCTGCACCGCGCCATGCGCTCGGCGATTCTCAATCGCGGCGTGGCCGTGGTGGTGATTCCGGGTGATGTGTCGCTGCTGGAAGTCGAAGACAAGCTTAAACCCTGGCCCGCCCTGCACGCGCCGCGCACCTTACCGGCGGAGCAGGACCTGCAACGCTTGGTCGAGATCCTGCAAAGCAGCCAGAAAGTCACCCTGCTGTGCGGCAGCGGCTGCGCCGGTGCCCATAACCAAGTCGTCGCCCTGGCCGACACCCTCGGCGCGCCGGTGGTGCACGCGTTGCGCGGCAAAGAGCATGTGGAGTGGGACAATCCGTTCGACGTGGGCATGACGGGCCTGATCGGCTTCAGCTCCGGTTACCACGCCATGCTCGACTGCGACACGCTGATCATGCTCGGCACCGACTTCCCGTATCGCCAGTTCTACCCCACCGACGCCACAATCATCCAGATCGACCGCGACCCCCAGGCACTCGGCCGACGCGCCACCCTTGACCTGGGCATCGCCGCCGACGTCAGTGAAACCCTGGACGCTCTGCTGCCGCGCCTGACCCGCAAGACCGACCGCAGCTTTCTCGATACGTCGCTCAAGCACTATGAAAAAGCCCGCCAGGGCCTGGACGACCTCGCGCAGCCGTCGAAAGCCAATCGGCCGATTCACCCGCAGTACGTCGCACGCCTGCTCAGCGAGCTGGCGGACGAGGATGCGATCTTCACCGCCGATGTCGGTTCGCCCACCGTGTGGGGCGCGCGCTACTTGAAGATGAATGGCAAGCGCCGCCTGATCGGCTCGTTCAACCATGGCTCCATGGCCAATGCGATGCCGCAGGCGATCGGCGCACAGGCAGCGTTCCCTGGGCGCCAGGTGATCTCGATGTCCGGCGACGGTGGCTTTGCCATGCTGATGGGGGATTTCATCTCACTGGCGCAATTGAACCTGCCGGTCAAAGTCATCGTGTTCGATAACGCGTCGCTGGGGTTTGTCGCCATGGAGATGAAGGCGGCCGGTTACCTGGAGGCCGGGACCGAACTGAAAAACCCGGATTTCGCCGCCATGTCCAATGCCATGGGCATTCTCGGCATTCGCGTGGAGCAATCCGAAGACCTGGAGCCGGCCTTGCGCCGCGCCCTGGCCCATGATGGCCCGGTGCTGGTGGATGTGGTCACCGCGACCCAGGAACTGGTGATGCCGCCAAGCATCAAGCTGGAGCAGGCCAAAGGGTTCAGCCTGTACATGCTCAAGGCGGTGATGAGTGGCCGTGGCGATGAGGTGATCGAGTTGGCGAGGACTAACTGGTTGCGCTGA
- a CDS encoding NADPH-dependent FMN reductase, with protein MSKVYTIAVLVGSLRKDSINRKVALALADLAPANLKLNIVEIGDLPLYNEDIDGASPPAAYSTFRQQVSSSDAVLFVTPEYNRSVPAPLKNAIDVGSRPYGKSAWSAKPGAIISVSPGAIGGFGANHHLRQSLVFLDVWCMQQPEAYLGGAGSVFDEAGKVSEKTRPFLQAFIDAYAKWVEKQSA; from the coding sequence ATGAGCAAGGTCTACACGATCGCCGTCCTGGTGGGCAGCTTGAGAAAAGACTCCATCAACCGCAAAGTCGCGCTGGCACTGGCCGACCTGGCCCCCGCCAACCTGAAGTTGAACATCGTGGAAATCGGCGATCTGCCGCTCTACAACGAGGACATCGACGGTGCATCACCGCCGGCAGCCTACAGCACTTTCCGTCAGCAGGTGAGTTCATCCGACGCGGTGCTGTTCGTGACCCCGGAATACAACCGTTCCGTACCGGCCCCATTGAAAAACGCGATTGACGTTGGCTCGCGCCCTTATGGCAAAAGTGCCTGGAGCGCCAAGCCGGGGGCGATCATCAGCGTGTCGCCGGGTGCGATTGGCGGCTTCGGCGCCAACCACCACCTGCGCCAGTCCCTGGTATTCCTTGATGTATGGTGCATGCAGCAGCCGGAAGCCTATCTGGGCGGCGCGGGCAGTGTGTTCGATGAGGCGGGGAAGGTGTCGGAGAAAACCAGGCCGTTTTTGCAGGCATTCATTGATGCCTACGCCAAATGGGTGGAAAAACAGAGCGCCTGA
- a CDS encoding LysR substrate-binding domain-containing protein has translation MRLRHIEVIQAILQTGHLGTAAEWLQLPVGDVDATLKDAEQQLGFMLFASVRGRLQATRETLELQAQIAPVYEALEPLQRLAGRLKHHHAPTLRALCTPPLANHLLPQSIALLRRRFQDTPCNLSSQPTRDIVRSLLLHEADVGLSLHDPEHPQILSTVLAQGKLQLLAPHGWLKPKQKYIALQDLAGQSMIGLEGHDPLSRLLDAKLQALRPLPVVQTRVQTYQMMRSMVEAGEGLAIVDPFTALGVRESGLDACPVSPPMPVILYSLTLKDAAPSPALNALLEIITHKAQALLSGTPAA, from the coding sequence ATGCGTTTACGTCATATCGAAGTGATTCAGGCCATTTTGCAGACCGGACACCTCGGCACGGCCGCCGAGTGGTTGCAACTTCCCGTGGGCGACGTGGACGCGACGCTCAAGGATGCCGAGCAGCAACTGGGCTTCATGCTGTTCGCCAGTGTGCGCGGGCGTCTGCAGGCCACGCGCGAAACCCTGGAGCTGCAGGCGCAGATCGCGCCTGTCTACGAAGCACTCGAACCGCTGCAACGCCTGGCCGGCCGCCTCAAACATCACCATGCCCCGACACTGCGCGCGCTGTGCACCCCGCCTCTGGCCAACCACCTGCTGCCGCAGAGCATCGCCCTGCTGCGCCGTCGCTTTCAAGACACGCCGTGCAACCTGTCAAGCCAGCCGACCCGCGACATTGTCAGAAGCCTGCTGTTGCACGAAGCCGACGTAGGCCTGAGCCTGCACGACCCGGAACACCCGCAGATTCTCAGTACCGTGCTGGCCCAAGGCAAGCTGCAGCTGCTGGCGCCCCATGGCTGGCTCAAGCCGAAGCAGAAATACATCGCCCTGCAAGACCTGGCCGGCCAGTCCATGATCGGCCTGGAGGGTCATGACCCGCTGAGCCGCCTGCTGGATGCCAAGCTGCAGGCGTTACGCCCGTTACCGGTGGTGCAGACACGGGTGCAGACCTACCAGATGATGCGCAGCATGGTCGAGGCGGGAGAAGGGCTGGCGATTGTCGACCCGTTCACCGCCCTTGGCGTGCGCGAGTCCGGCCTGGACGCGTGCCCGGTGTCGCCGCCGATGCCCGTCATCCTTTACTCGCTGACCCTGAAAGACGCCGCACCCTCGCCGGCATTGAACGCTTTGCTGGAAATCATCACCCACAAAGCCCAGGCACTGCTGAGCGGTACGCCCGCAGCGTAA
- a CDS encoding glycosyltransferase yields the protein MKQARQLDAHSFRFIDAPSPAVLEAPKNVRAIPRQIHYFWAGGDIPAAMVSNMAKNAEKMPGFSSLVHVDADTPAQFQAIKRRLAADAPGLTVVNLQEEGFFQSLQNTDMYAYFRRGQGKNLAAASDVARYPMMNTYGGIYLDTDDLIQGAVGLPGLTAGDSDVMVSRPVTHKLSHYRPFFNTSNFATQADNPVIAEMIAEMNRRFTLNKTYFETSRPTTTRNASGTVDYTPEFLAYEGRIFETVGPTLFDDVLKSRRPDIYDIGFDGVNKETQQINGRLQPGKVFDLENHILEYYASKGISAPEGLPQRIQAARQHYLTFREQLQIKVGGAHSWIDS from the coding sequence ATGAAACAGGCCAGGCAGCTGGATGCCCATAGTTTCAGGTTTATCGACGCGCCGTCGCCGGCGGTATTGGAGGCGCCGAAAAACGTCAGAGCCATTCCCCGACAGATCCACTATTTCTGGGCCGGTGGCGATATACCTGCGGCAATGGTGAGCAACATGGCCAAAAACGCCGAGAAGATGCCTGGCTTCAGCAGCCTTGTGCACGTCGATGCCGACACCCCGGCGCAGTTTCAGGCGATCAAGCGCCGGTTGGCTGCGGATGCGCCGGGGCTCACCGTGGTAAACCTGCAGGAAGAGGGCTTTTTTCAATCTCTGCAAAACACCGACATGTATGCGTATTTCCGTCGCGGCCAAGGCAAGAACCTCGCCGCCGCGTCCGACGTAGCGCGCTATCCGATGATGAATACCTACGGTGGAATCTACCTGGACACCGATGACCTGATCCAGGGTGCGGTGGGCCTACCGGGCCTGACTGCCGGAGACTCGGACGTGATGGTCAGCCGGCCGGTGACCCATAAGCTGAGCCACTACCGACCGTTCTTCAATACCAGCAACTTCGCCACCCAAGCGGACAACCCGGTCATCGCTGAAATGATCGCCGAGATGAATCGCCGCTTTACCCTGAACAAAACCTACTTCGAGACCAGCCGCCCGACCACCACCCGGAACGCCAGCGGTACCGTCGACTACACCCCGGAGTTTCTGGCATATGAAGGCAGGATTTTTGAAACTGTCGGCCCCACGCTGTTTGACGACGTACTGAAGTCCCGACGTCCCGACATTTATGACATTGGTTTCGATGGCGTGAACAAGGAGACCCAGCAGATCAATGGCCGGCTTCAACCGGGCAAGGTGTTCGACCTGGAAAACCACATCCTTGAGTACTACGCGAGCAAAGGCATCAGCGCGCCTGAAGGGCTTCCACAGCGCATACAAGCGGCCAGGCAACACTACCTGACGTTCCGTGAGCAGCTGCAGATCAAGGTCGGTGGAGCGCATTCATGGATCGATTCGTGA
- a CDS encoding GNAT family N-acetyltransferase yields the protein MNPKYPGLSVRVADAGFDAYVWGNDFSFEVSAYGIPEMGKRVDQWSVERILPYRKCYGIDPEEFASFRDAPDSAIFMAYLDDEPVGHIVVSTNWNGFAHVDELAVALHARRHGVAKALLDVAQFWSRKKSLPGMMLETQNNNLGACRLYERCGYVMGGIDHLRYRGIDPQTREVAIFWYRLFKTERDAS from the coding sequence ATGAACCCGAAGTACCCAGGGCTCAGTGTGCGGGTCGCCGACGCAGGTTTTGATGCGTATGTGTGGGGCAATGACTTCAGTTTCGAGGTCAGCGCCTACGGCATACCGGAGATGGGCAAACGCGTGGACCAATGGTCGGTGGAGCGCATCCTGCCGTATCGCAAGTGCTACGGCATCGACCCGGAAGAGTTCGCCAGTTTCCGCGATGCTCCCGACAGTGCAATTTTCATGGCCTATCTGGACGACGAGCCGGTAGGGCACATTGTAGTGAGCACCAATTGGAACGGCTTTGCCCATGTCGACGAGCTGGCGGTGGCCTTGCATGCGCGTCGACACGGGGTGGCCAAGGCGCTGCTGGATGTCGCGCAGTTCTGGAGCCGCAAGAAAAGCCTGCCAGGCATGATGCTCGAAACCCAGAACAACAACCTCGGCGCCTGCCGCCTGTATGAACGCTGCGGTTATGTCATGGGTGGAATCGACCACCTGCGCTATCGCGGCATCGATCCGCAGACCCGCGAAGTGGCGATTTTCTGGTACCGGTTGTTCAAGACCGAACGGGACGCGAGCTGA
- a CDS encoding Orn/Lys/Arg decarboxylase N-terminal domain-containing protein, whose amino-acid sequence MYKDLKFPILIVHRDIKADTVAGDRVRGIAQELEQEGFSIFSAVDYAEGRLVASTHHGLACMLIAAEGAGENTHLLQNMVELIRLARLRAPNLPIFALGEQVTLENAPADAMSELNQLRGILYLFEDTVPFLARQVARAARTYLDGLLPPFFKALVQHTADSNYSWHTPGHGGGVAYRKSPVGQAFHQFFGENTLRSDLSVSVPELGSLLDHTGPLAEAEARAARNFGADHTFFVISGTSTANKIVWHSMVGRDDLVLVDRNCHKSVLHSIIMTGAIPLYLCPERNELGIIGPIPLSEFSPESIRAKIDASPLTRGRPAKVKLAVVTNSTYDGLCYNAELIKQQLGSSVEVLHFDEAWYAYAAFHEFFAGRYGMGTSRTKDSPLVFSTHSTHKLLAAFSQASMIHVQDGGARQLDRDRFNEAFMMHISTSPQYSIIASLDVASAMMEGPAGRSLLQEMFDEALSFRRALANLRQHLPAEDWWFSIWQPPSVAGIDRVATADWLLHPQDDWHGFGDVAEDYVLLDPIKVTLVMPGLSAGGALSDCGIPAAVVSKFLWERGLVVEKTGLYSFLVLFSMGITKGKWSTLLTELLEFKRNYDANVSLASCLPSVFAQGPVRYQGLGLRDLCNQLHSCYRSNATARHLKRMYTVLPEIAMKPADAYDQLVRGEVEAVSIDALPGRVAAVMLVPYPPGIPLIMPGERFTESTRSIIDYLAFARTFDSSFPGFVADVHGLQHEDDGSGRCYTVDCIKG is encoded by the coding sequence ATGTACAAAGACCTGAAGTTCCCCATCCTTATCGTGCACCGCGACATCAAGGCCGACACCGTTGCCGGTGACCGGGTCAGGGGAATCGCCCAGGAGTTGGAACAGGAGGGCTTCAGTATTTTCTCCGCCGTGGACTACGCCGAAGGCCGGCTGGTGGCGTCTACCCATCACGGCCTGGCGTGCATGCTGATCGCCGCCGAGGGTGCCGGAGAAAACACTCACCTGCTGCAAAATATGGTGGAACTGATCCGCCTGGCACGGCTGCGCGCGCCGAACCTGCCGATCTTCGCCCTGGGCGAGCAGGTCACCCTGGAGAACGCCCCGGCCGATGCCATGAGCGAACTCAACCAACTGCGCGGCATTCTTTACCTGTTCGAAGACACCGTGCCGTTCCTGGCCCGCCAGGTGGCCCGCGCGGCGCGCACGTACCTGGATGGCCTGTTGCCGCCGTTCTTCAAGGCCCTGGTACAACACACCGCCGATTCCAACTATTCCTGGCACACCCCTGGTCATGGCGGCGGCGTGGCTTATCGTAAAAGCCCGGTCGGGCAAGCGTTCCATCAATTTTTCGGGGAAAACACCCTGCGCTCGGACCTGTCGGTCTCGGTACCCGAACTGGGCTCGCTGCTCGACCATACCGGCCCGCTGGCCGAAGCCGAGGCCCGCGCCGCGCGCAATTTTGGCGCCGACCATACCTTTTTTGTGATCAGCGGCACCTCCACCGCCAACAAGATCGTCTGGCATTCCATGGTCGGTCGCGATGACCTGGTCCTGGTGGATCGCAACTGCCACAAGTCAGTGTTGCATTCGATCATCATGACCGGCGCCATCCCGTTGTACCTGTGCCCGGAACGCAATGAGCTGGGGATCATCGGCCCGATTCCACTCAGCGAGTTCAGCCCCGAGTCGATCCGCGCCAAGATCGATGCCAGCCCGTTGACCCGTGGCAGACCCGCCAAGGTGAAGCTGGCGGTGGTCACCAATTCCACCTACGACGGCCTGTGCTACAACGCTGAGCTGATCAAACAACAACTGGGCAGCAGCGTCGAGGTGCTGCATTTTGACGAAGCCTGGTACGCCTATGCGGCGTTTCACGAGTTTTTCGCCGGGCGTTATGGCATGGGCACCTCTCGCACCAAAGACAGCCCCCTGGTGTTCAGTACCCATTCAACCCACAAGCTGCTGGCGGCGTTCAGCCAGGCATCGATGATCCACGTGCAGGACGGTGGTGCCCGGCAACTGGACCGTGACCGTTTCAATGAAGCGTTCATGATGCATATCTCCACCTCGCCGCAATACAGCATTATCGCCTCGCTGGACGTCGCCTCGGCCATGATGGAAGGCCCTGCCGGTCGCTCGCTGCTGCAGGAAATGTTCGACGAAGCCCTGAGCTTTCGTCGCGCCCTGGCCAACCTGCGCCAGCATCTGCCTGCAGAAGACTGGTGGTTTTCCATCTGGCAGCCGCCGTCGGTGGCCGGCATCGACCGTGTTGCCACGGCGGATTGGCTGCTGCACCCGCAGGATGACTGGCATGGGTTTGGCGACGTGGCCGAAGACTACGTACTGCTTGACCCGATCAAAGTCACCCTGGTCATGCCCGGCCTCTCGGCCGGTGGTGCGTTGAGCGACTGCGGGATTCCCGCCGCGGTGGTCAGCAAGTTCCTTTGGGAGCGTGGGCTGGTGGTGGAGAAGACCGGGCTGTATTCCTTTCTTGTGCTGTTTTCCATGGGCATCACCAAAGGCAAATGGAGTACCTTGCTCACCGAGCTTTTGGAGTTCAAGCGCAACTACGACGCCAATGTCAGCCTGGCCAGTTGCCTGCCCTCGGTATTTGCCCAGGGGCCGGTGCGTTATCAGGGCCTGGGGTTGCGCGACCTCTGCAATCAACTGCACAGTTGCTACCGCAGCAACGCCACGGCCAGGCACCTCAAGCGCATGTACACGGTGTTGCCGGAAATCGCCATGAAACCGGCCGACGCCTACGACCAATTGGTACGGGGCGAAGTCGAGGCCGTTTCCATCGATGCCTTGCCAGGGCGCGTTGCAGCCGTGATGCTGGTGCCTTATCCGCCGGGCATTCCGTTGATCATGCCGGGCGAGCGTTTCACCGAGTCGACGCGTTCTATCATCGACTACCTGGCTTTTGCTCGAACATTCGATAGCAGCTTCCCAGGTTTTGTCGCGGATGTTCACGGGTTACAACACGAAGACGACGGCAGTGGTCGTTGTTACACCGTCGATTGCATCAAGGGTTAA